One window of Streptomyces sp. NBC_00273 genomic DNA carries:
- a CDS encoding MarR family winged helix-turn-helix transcriptional regulator: MTSMAPEERIGSHLKRAEQALLAAKNTACKPAAVTVPQYAALLWLAEKPGISAAALARLCGVTPPTMNTVLKNLQERGLIERTPHEWHRNVLETRLTDEGRAAMELADSGAVRVERALAAAFTREEREVLIQLLGRCAEALEAQR; this comes from the coding sequence ATGACCTCCATGGCCCCCGAGGAGCGGATCGGCTCTCACCTCAAGCGTGCTGAGCAGGCGCTTCTCGCGGCGAAGAACACGGCGTGCAAGCCGGCCGCAGTAACGGTTCCGCAGTACGCCGCGCTGCTGTGGCTGGCCGAGAAGCCCGGCATTTCGGCCGCTGCGCTCGCCCGCCTGTGCGGGGTGACGCCGCCGACCATGAACACCGTGCTGAAGAACCTCCAGGAGCGCGGGCTCATCGAGCGGACCCCGCACGAATGGCACCGCAACGTGCTGGAGACCCGGCTCACGGACGAGGGGCGTGCGGCGATGGAGCTTGCGGACTCCGGCGCGGTGCGGGTGGAGCGGGCGCTCGCCGCCGCGTTCACCCGCGAGGAGCGGGAGGTGCTGATCCAACTGCTCGGGCGGTGCGCGGAGGCCCTCGAAGCCCAGCGCTGA
- a CDS encoding SMP-30/gluconolactonase/LRE family protein — MKTKSFLLAALPAALTPALAPAATAALAATMAVTLTLGATPAQAHAPAGDARISTAFTLPGGKVYPEGIAADPRTHTVYVGSYADGTVYRARPGRPEAEVFLPSGTDGRRTANGLRVDALGRLWVTDSTAGVAVYDTANGSRLAHFEVARGAGAPAHFINDLALTPDGTAYLTDSVRGVIYRVTPEQLAAGSGTLTEAYDLSAALRPRPAGGFSLNGIVADRAGHYLLTVDMPEGDLYRVDLRTGAVRRVDLGGGDLKAADGLDLSPDGTLRVAHNATNTLTRWQVCADGTRARLTRTITDPSLQIPTTLAHTPGRTLVVRSQFDKGGPMSPDSGTPTTFTVAAVRGL, encoded by the coding sequence ATGAAGACGAAGTCGTTCCTTCTCGCCGCCCTGCCCGCCGCCCTGACCCCTGCCCTGGCCCCCGCCGCGACCGCGGCCTTGGCGGCCACGATGGCCGTGACCCTCACGCTGGGAGCGACCCCGGCGCAGGCGCACGCCCCGGCGGGCGACGCCCGGATATCCACGGCCTTCACCCTGCCCGGCGGGAAGGTCTATCCGGAGGGGATCGCCGCCGATCCCCGCACCCACACCGTCTACGTCGGCTCGTACGCGGACGGCACCGTCTACCGGGCCCGCCCCGGCCGGCCCGAGGCCGAGGTGTTCCTGCCCTCCGGCACCGACGGCCGCCGCACGGCGAACGGCCTGCGCGTCGATGCGCTCGGTCGCCTGTGGGTCACCGACTCCACCGCGGGCGTGGCGGTGTACGACACCGCCAACGGGTCCCGCCTGGCCCACTTCGAGGTGGCCCGGGGCGCCGGAGCCCCCGCCCACTTCATCAACGACCTGGCCCTCACCCCGGACGGCACCGCCTACCTCACGGACAGCGTCCGCGGCGTGATCTACCGGGTGACCCCCGAGCAGCTGGCCGCCGGGAGCGGCACCCTGACCGAGGCCTACGACCTCTCCGCGGCCCTGCGCCCCCGGCCGGCGGGCGGCTTCAGCCTCAACGGCATCGTCGCCGACCGGGCGGGCCACTACCTGCTCACCGTCGACATGCCGGAGGGCGACCTCTACCGCGTGGACCTGCGCACCGGCGCCGTCCGCCGCGTCGACCTCGGCGGCGGCGACCTGAAGGCCGCCGACGGCCTCGACCTCTCCCCCGACGGCACCCTGCGCGTGGCGCACAACGCCACCAACACGCTGACCCGTTGGCAGGTCTGCGCGGACGGCACCCGCGCCCGCCTGACCCGCACGATCACGGACCCGTCCCTACAGATCCCCACGACCCTCGCGCACACCCCGGGCCGCACGCTGGTGGTCCGCTCCCAGTTCGACAAGGGCGGCCCCATGTCCCCGGACTCGGGCACCCCCACCACGTTCACGGTCGCCGCGGTCCGCGGCCTGTGA
- a CDS encoding alpha/beta hydrolase, translating into MHQYPQRPRPDEQPSYQVYPPQEQYQGHQDFPGYPGPAQQHQSYGEQPASARTPEPKRSRRRIGIGAAVAVALLLGGGFASWKLDWFSGNGEEVSFGKNTPPPVTGKADPSAPATAATPSGDPDVSLPAGPKSGFKQTTKLDDGTIIAKTRLAGAKSGFEGDVWVWAPKEYDDPKYAKSGFPVLIALPGGNGFPDNYWSDRSLGLQKAISDGAKAGTSLPFVVIMPVLNPDAKYYYDGSDIPGQAKMGTWIAEDVPDFVKANFRTYKSRDGWAFMGSSSGAFVGMKTVLQHPDRFKAVIASGGEIVPDSPLWKGHQAEMDANNPEKLAQKLIDTKGPEVYINFQIGTKESGKERMTKFQQQFGKGPVKMTIRDIQNGEHNGWHYVRGMKEGSLEWVSKVLKGPKPEAG; encoded by the coding sequence GTGCACCAGTACCCGCAGCGCCCGCGGCCTGATGAACAGCCGTCGTACCAGGTGTACCCGCCCCAGGAGCAGTACCAGGGGCACCAGGACTTCCCCGGATACCCGGGCCCGGCGCAGCAGCACCAGTCGTACGGCGAGCAGCCCGCCTCCGCCCGGACCCCGGAGCCGAAGCGCTCCCGGCGCCGAATAGGGATCGGCGCGGCGGTCGCCGTCGCGCTCCTGCTCGGCGGCGGGTTCGCCTCCTGGAAGCTCGACTGGTTCTCCGGCAACGGCGAGGAAGTGAGCTTCGGGAAGAACACCCCGCCCCCGGTCACGGGCAAGGCGGACCCGAGCGCCCCGGCGACCGCCGCCACGCCCTCCGGCGACCCGGACGTGTCTCTGCCCGCCGGCCCCAAGTCCGGCTTCAAGCAGACCACCAAGCTCGACGACGGCACGATCATCGCCAAGACCCGCCTCGCCGGCGCGAAGTCCGGCTTCGAGGGCGACGTATGGGTGTGGGCGCCCAAGGAGTACGACGACCCCAAGTACGCCAAGAGCGGCTTCCCGGTCCTCATCGCGCTCCCCGGCGGCAACGGCTTCCCGGACAACTACTGGTCCGACCGCAGCCTCGGCCTCCAGAAGGCCATCAGCGACGGCGCCAAGGCCGGCACCAGCCTGCCGTTCGTCGTGATCATGCCGGTGCTCAACCCGGACGCCAAGTACTACTACGACGGCTCCGACATACCCGGCCAGGCCAAGATGGGCACGTGGATCGCCGAGGACGTACCGGACTTCGTCAAGGCCAACTTCCGCACGTACAAGTCCCGTGACGGCTGGGCCTTCATGGGCTCCTCCTCCGGCGCGTTCGTCGGCATGAAGACCGTCCTGCAGCACCCGGACCGGTTCAAGGCCGTGATCGCCAGCGGCGGCGAGATCGTCCCGGACTCCCCGCTCTGGAAGGGCCACCAGGCCGAGATGGACGCGAACAACCCGGAGAAGCTCGCCCAGAAGCTGATCGACACCAAGGGCCCCGAGGTCTACATCAACTTCCAGATCGGCACCAAGGAGAGCGGGAAGGAGCGGATGACGAAGTTCCAGCAGCAGTTCGGCAAGGGACCGGTCAAGATGACCATCCGCGACATCCAGAACGGCGAGCACAACGGCTGGCACTACGTCCGGGGCATGAAGGAAGGCTCCCTGGAGTGGGTCAGCAAGGTCCTGAAGGGGCCGAAGCCCGAAGCCGGCTGA
- a CDS encoding isocitrate lyase/PEP mutase family protein: MTTHVDLAAKAAAFAALHTPAAPLALANAWDVASARIVAAAGAPAVATTSAGVAWSLGSPDGDALARDRALDLVARVVAAVPVPVTADIEGGFGADAAAVGETVTGVLAAGAVGINIEDGHRDPAEQIERLAAARAAADAAGVPLYINARIDTYLRGFGEDATRLDDTLARAAAYLRAGATGVFVPGVLDPDTVAELAKGIDAPLNVLLGPDAPTVAAFGALGVSRVSLGSWVAEAAYAVVRRAAEELISEGTYGALAHSLPYGELNDLLKG, from the coding sequence ATGACCACCCATGTTGATCTCGCCGCCAAGGCCGCCGCGTTCGCGGCCCTGCACACCCCCGCCGCCCCGCTCGCCCTCGCCAACGCCTGGGACGTGGCCAGCGCCCGCATCGTCGCGGCCGCCGGCGCCCCCGCCGTCGCCACCACCAGCGCCGGCGTCGCCTGGTCCCTCGGGTCCCCCGACGGCGACGCGCTCGCCCGGGACCGGGCCCTCGACCTCGTCGCCCGCGTGGTCGCCGCCGTCCCCGTGCCCGTCACGGCCGACATCGAGGGCGGCTTCGGCGCCGACGCGGCCGCCGTGGGCGAGACCGTGACCGGGGTCCTCGCCGCCGGCGCGGTCGGCATCAACATCGAGGACGGCCACCGCGACCCCGCCGAGCAGATCGAGCGCCTGGCCGCGGCCCGCGCCGCGGCCGACGCCGCCGGGGTCCCGCTCTACATCAACGCCCGCATCGACACCTACCTGCGGGGCTTCGGCGAGGACGCCACCCGCCTGGACGACACCCTCGCCCGCGCCGCCGCCTACCTCCGCGCGGGAGCCACCGGCGTCTTCGTGCCCGGCGTCCTCGACCCGGACACCGTCGCCGAGCTCGCCAAGGGCATCGACGCGCCCCTCAACGTCCTGCTCGGCCCGGACGCCCCGACCGTCGCCGCCTTCGGCGCCCTCGGCGTCTCCCGCGTCAGCCTCGGCTCCTGGGTCGCCGAAGCCGCGTACGCCGTGGTCCGCCGTGCCGCCGAGGAGCTGATCTCGGAGGGCACCTACGGGGCGCTCGCGCACTCCCTCCCCTACGGCGAGCTGAACGACCTGCTCAAGGGTTGA
- a CDS encoding ATP-binding protein — translation MIGVIDTDGECAEWAFPAEPGAVRTARHAVRGTLHDWGLEAVGDVTVLLVSELVTNSLRYASGPIGVRLERRNPAAGSPAGGPALLVEVSDPLPDPPRERVADHDDEGGRGLHLVAVSSQRWGTRHGKSGKTVWFELALPGE, via the coding sequence GTGATCGGCGTGATCGACACAGACGGTGAGTGCGCCGAGTGGGCCTTCCCCGCCGAGCCCGGTGCCGTCCGCACCGCCCGCCACGCCGTCCGCGGCACCTTGCACGACTGGGGCCTGGAGGCCGTCGGCGATGTGACCGTCCTGCTGGTCAGCGAGCTCGTCACCAATTCCCTGCGGTACGCCTCCGGGCCCATCGGAGTCCGCCTGGAACGGCGCAATCCAGCCGCCGGCAGCCCCGCGGGCGGCCCCGCGCTGCTCGTGGAGGTTTCAGATCCGCTTCCGGATCCGCCCCGCGAACGGGTCGCCGACCACGACGACGAGGGGGGCCGTGGCCTGCACCTCGTCGCCGTCTCCTCGCAACGCTGGGGGACCCGGCACGGGAAATCGGGCAAGACTGTGTGGTTCGAATTGGCTCTTCCTGGTGAGTAA
- a CDS encoding GntR family transcriptional regulator, whose amino-acid sequence MTFGEQPAYLRVAGDLRRKIVDGSLPPHARLPSQARIREEYGVSDTVALEARKVLMAEGLVEGRSGSGTYVREQPVPRRVARAGYRTGGASTPFRQEQADAEARGTWESSSEQTGAPAEIAKRLGIEPGERVMRTRYVFRDAGEAMMLSTSWEPLAVTGRTPVMLPEEGPLGGSGVVDRMAAIDVVVDNVVEEVGARPGLAEEILLLGGVPGHVVLVIGRTYYASGRAVETADVVVPADRYRLAYHLPVR is encoded by the coding sequence GTGACTTTCGGTGAGCAGCCGGCCTATCTGCGCGTGGCCGGGGACCTGCGACGGAAGATCGTCGACGGTTCTCTGCCCCCGCACGCCCGGCTCCCCTCTCAGGCACGCATCCGCGAGGAGTACGGGGTCTCCGACACCGTGGCCCTGGAGGCGCGCAAGGTCCTCATGGCGGAGGGGCTGGTCGAGGGCCGGTCCGGATCCGGCACGTACGTACGGGAACAACCGGTCCCGCGGCGGGTCGCCCGCGCCGGCTATCGCACGGGAGGTGCCTCGACGCCGTTCCGGCAGGAGCAGGCCGACGCCGAGGCGCGCGGCACGTGGGAGTCGAGCAGCGAGCAGACGGGTGCGCCCGCGGAGATCGCGAAGCGGCTCGGCATCGAGCCGGGCGAGCGCGTGATGCGGACGCGGTACGTCTTCCGCGACGCGGGGGAGGCGATGATGCTGTCGACCTCCTGGGAACCGCTGGCCGTGACCGGCCGGACCCCCGTGATGCTGCCGGAGGAAGGGCCGCTGGGCGGCTCCGGGGTGGTCGACCGGATGGCCGCGATCGACGTCGTCGTGGACAACGTGGTCGAGGAGGTCGGCGCACGGCCCGGTCTGGCGGAGGAGATCCTGCTCCTCGGCGGGGTGCCGGGGCACGTGGTGCTGGTGATCGGCCGCACCTACTACGCCTCCGGCCGCGCCGTGGAGACGGCCGACGTGGTGGTCCCGGCGGACCGTTACCGCCTGGCGTACCACCTCCCGGTGCGTTAG
- a CDS encoding trypsin-like serine peptidase, whose amino-acid sequence MSTVVKGASAAAAAGVAAVFAVAFLKAPGERPVLPFPTVGVLMAGGEHWCTASVVDSPEGNVVATAAHCVAPAGEDGQPGDVAHDGLAIGELSFAPAFSGEGAGTQPLGVWKVKSIHVDDRWTKWGEDTADFAFLTIEPDGDGRSIQDAVGGGAEAPKPEWTSGYERDVTVVGYPESEHNPQNKPVSCTTQTRHDEDDPDMLYMSCAGFWTGTSGSPWIADRGGPDRAGRLIGVLSGGDTDVDSTAALFDEHAKALYEAAARG is encoded by the coding sequence ATGAGCACGGTGGTGAAGGGGGCGTCGGCGGCTGCGGCGGCAGGGGTCGCGGCGGTGTTCGCCGTCGCGTTCCTCAAGGCGCCCGGCGAGCGCCCGGTGCTCCCCTTCCCCACCGTCGGAGTACTCATGGCGGGCGGCGAGCACTGGTGCACGGCGAGCGTCGTCGACAGCCCCGAGGGCAACGTCGTCGCCACCGCCGCGCACTGCGTGGCCCCCGCCGGCGAGGACGGGCAGCCGGGCGATGTGGCCCACGACGGGCTGGCCATCGGCGAGCTCTCCTTCGCCCCGGCCTTCTCCGGCGAGGGCGCCGGCACCCAGCCGCTGGGCGTCTGGAAGGTCAAGTCGATCCACGTGGACGACCGCTGGACGAAATGGGGTGAGGACACCGCCGACTTCGCCTTCCTCACCATCGAGCCGGACGGGGACGGGCGCAGCATCCAGGACGCGGTCGGCGGCGGCGCCGAGGCCCCGAAGCCCGAGTGGACCTCGGGGTACGAGCGGGACGTGACCGTCGTCGGCTACCCCGAGTCCGAGCACAACCCGCAGAACAAGCCCGTCTCCTGCACCACCCAGACCCGCCACGACGAGGACGACCCCGACATGCTCTACATGAGCTGCGCCGGGTTCTGGACGGGGACCAGCGGCAGCCCCTGGATCGCGGACCGGGGCGGGCCGGACCGGGCCGGGCGGCTGATCGGGGTGCTGAGCGGCGGGGACACGGACGTGGACTCCACGGCCGCGCTGTTCGACGAGCACGCGAAGGCCCTGTACGAGGCGGCCGCGCGGGGCTGA
- a CDS encoding EamA family transporter, with protein sequence MSTSAPVDGKAAGPATTPRSRISGAVWAALALVYVVWGSTYLGIRIVVETMPPFLSAGARFITAGLLLSAVVAWRYGPAALRATRAQLASAALVGLLLILGGNGLVVLAETSVPSGLAALLVAAVPMWVTVLRASTGDRPPLRTLVGVLVGLAGLAVLTSPGLSGSVRLSGVLMVLAGSVLWSLGSFSAPRLKLPDNPLTGSAYQMFVGGAAAVVVGLLRGEQHGLDPAAFSTASWLALGYLTVVGSLVGFTAYVWLLQAAPLSLVSTYAYVNPVVAVALGTLILDEALTWQILVGGAIVVAAVGVIVSTERKK encoded by the coding sequence ATGAGCACCTCAGCACCGGTCGACGGCAAGGCCGCCGGGCCGGCCACCACGCCCCGCAGCAGGATCTCGGGCGCGGTCTGGGCCGCCCTCGCCCTCGTCTACGTGGTCTGGGGCTCGACCTACCTCGGCATCCGGATCGTCGTCGAGACCATGCCGCCCTTCCTCTCCGCCGGAGCCCGGTTCATCACCGCCGGCCTGCTGCTGTCCGCCGTCGTCGCCTGGCGGTACGGTCCGGCCGCACTGCGGGCCACCCGCGCGCAGCTCGCCTCGGCGGCCCTGGTCGGGCTGCTGCTGATCCTCGGCGGGAACGGCCTGGTGGTCCTCGCCGAGACCTCGGTGCCGTCGGGCCTCGCCGCGCTGCTGGTGGCGGCGGTGCCGATGTGGGTGACGGTGCTCCGGGCGAGCACCGGGGACCGGCCCCCGCTGCGCACCCTGGTCGGGGTGCTGGTGGGTCTCGCCGGGCTCGCGGTGCTGACCAGCCCGGGGCTCAGCGGCTCGGTGCGGCTGTCGGGGGTGCTGATGGTCCTGGCGGGTTCGGTCCTGTGGTCGCTGGGCTCGTTCTCGGCGCCGCGGCTGAAGCTGCCGGACAACCCCCTCACGGGCAGCGCCTACCAGATGTTCGTGGGCGGGGCCGCCGCCGTGGTCGTCGGCCTGCTGCGCGGCGAGCAGCACGGCCTGGACCCGGCGGCGTTCTCCACCGCCTCCTGGCTGGCCCTGGGCTATCTGACGGTCGTCGGCTCGCTCGTCGGTTTCACGGCGTACGTGTGGCTGCTCCAGGCCGCACCGCTGTCGCTGGTGTCCACGTACGCGTACGTCAATCCGGTCGTCGCCGTGGCGCTCGGCACGCTGATCCTCGACGAGGCCCTGACCTGGCAGATCCTGGTCGGCGGTGCGATCGTCGTGGCGGCGGTGGGCGTGATCGTCAGTACCGAGCGGAAGAAGTAG
- a CDS encoding (deoxy)nucleoside triphosphate pyrophosphohydrolase: protein MTVRVVVGGALCHEGRLLAARRSAPPELAGRWELPGGKAEPGESVPDALVRELREELGVEAEPLERIPGEWPLRPGLVLHVWTARLLSGVPAPLEDHDELRWLGPEELESVDWLDQDRPAVAEAGRRLRHGGGGGA, encoded by the coding sequence ATGACGGTACGAGTGGTCGTGGGCGGAGCCCTTTGTCATGAGGGGCGCCTGCTGGCCGCCCGCCGCAGCGCACCGCCCGAGCTCGCCGGACGCTGGGAGCTGCCGGGCGGCAAGGCCGAACCGGGTGAGTCCGTCCCCGACGCGCTGGTGCGCGAACTGCGCGAGGAGCTCGGCGTGGAGGCCGAGCCGCTGGAGCGGATCCCGGGCGAGTGGCCGCTGCGCCCCGGGCTCGTCCTGCACGTGTGGACGGCCCGGCTGCTGTCCGGAGTGCCCGCCCCGCTGGAGGACCACGACGAGCTGCGCTGGCTCGGGCCGGAGGAGCTGGAGTCGGTGGACTGGCTGGACCAGGACCGGCCCGCGGTGGCCGAGGCCGGACGCAGGCTGCGCCACGGCGGTGGCGGGGGCGCGTGA
- a CDS encoding DUF4190 domain-containing protein, which produces MSTPPSPPPGPGHSWPPPPPHQGWGPPPGYGQQPPALNGFALASLLSGLLCFPPLGVAFGIAALVQIAKRGDRGKALAIVGLVVSVVMTGALVFTAGRVLSAAGDRFPSLSEYADVEGELTDLGDLRAGDCFNVPGGDLIDERPVTYRIDCARVHHGEVTASKTLDVPGAPESREADRASEDACWKAQDEYAMDTWALPEYAEMFYYAPSRRSWREGDRTLLCVIGTTEEEWRGSLRKDAGMLRPEQVAFLRAANTAEFVMSRPPDSDVEDALPEYRAWAREVHAVLGAEAELLRGDAARAGLEKAVPAQLVRVEAARAQWQRASQAGSPEEFNKQWDGALAATSLETEQALRGAYGLSTVVPQWMRDSRGDPEDPDGGTDGGPSSESV; this is translated from the coding sequence GTGAGCACCCCGCCGAGTCCTCCTCCCGGACCGGGCCACTCCTGGCCCCCGCCGCCCCCGCACCAGGGTTGGGGTCCGCCGCCGGGCTACGGACAGCAGCCGCCGGCGCTCAACGGCTTCGCACTGGCCTCGTTGCTGTCCGGGCTGCTGTGCTTCCCGCCGCTCGGCGTGGCGTTCGGCATCGCGGCCCTCGTGCAGATCGCCAAGCGGGGGGACCGGGGCAAGGCCCTGGCGATCGTGGGCCTGGTGGTGTCCGTGGTGATGACCGGCGCGCTGGTCTTCACCGCCGGGCGGGTCCTCAGTGCCGCCGGCGACCGGTTCCCGTCGCTGAGCGAGTACGCCGACGTCGAGGGCGAGCTCACGGACCTCGGCGACCTGCGGGCGGGCGACTGCTTCAACGTTCCCGGCGGGGACCTGATCGACGAACGGCCCGTGACCTACCGGATCGACTGCGCGCGGGTGCACCACGGTGAGGTCACCGCGTCGAAGACGCTGGACGTGCCGGGGGCTCCCGAGTCGCGCGAGGCCGACCGCGCGTCCGAGGACGCGTGCTGGAAGGCCCAGGACGAGTACGCGATGGACACGTGGGCGCTGCCGGAGTACGCGGAGATGTTCTACTACGCGCCCTCGCGCCGGTCCTGGCGCGAGGGGGACCGGACGCTGCTCTGCGTGATCGGTACGACCGAGGAGGAGTGGCGGGGCAGCCTGCGCAAGGACGCCGGAATGCTGCGGCCCGAGCAGGTGGCCTTCCTCCGGGCCGCCAACACCGCCGAGTTCGTCATGAGCCGGCCGCCCGACAGCGATGTGGAGGACGCGTTGCCCGAGTACCGGGCGTGGGCGCGCGAGGTGCACGCGGTACTGGGCGCCGAGGCGGAGCTCCTCCGGGGGGACGCGGCCCGGGCGGGGCTGGAGAAGGCCGTTCCGGCGCAGCTGGTGCGAGTGGAGGCGGCGCGTGCGCAGTGGCAGCGCGCCTCGCAGGCCGGGTCGCCGGAGGAGTTCAACAAGCAGTGGGACGGGGCGCTGGCCGCGACGTCCCTGGAGACGGAGCAGGCGCTGCGCGGTGCGTACGGGCTTTCGACGGTGGTTCCGCAGTGGATGCGGGACAGCCGGGGCGACCCGGAGGACCCGGACGGCGGGACCGACGGGGGGCCCTCGTCCGAGTCGGTGTGA
- a CDS encoding alpha/beta hydrolase has protein sequence MQQDQQGDGSPMTEGGRRPHRLRMILISGGLALTLAAGGTAAYKFGLFSDIGDPVSFGKVQEKAGAAAELPPEVQMPTGPKASFVRTSRLPDGTQIGRTTLTGKKSGFTGDVWVWVPKEYDDPRYAKSGFPVLISLPGGRGYPTNYWGTGPGLGLQKAVSDGAKAGTSLPFILIMPVHNADTKHHFDASDIPGQPKMGTWMVEDIPDFTKANFRTFTSRDGWAYMGSSAGGFGAFKHVLKYPDRFKAAIASGVDIVPDSPLWQGNKQAMDADNPEKLAAKLIAAGGPDVYINFQIGTAESGRDKAEKFMNDFGKGPVHTSLQVIQDGEHNGKSYVRGMREGSLEWISKVMKAPTPDPGVR, from the coding sequence GTGCAGCAAGACCAGCAAGGCGACGGCAGCCCCATGACCGAGGGCGGCCGTCGCCCCCATCGCCTGCGCATGATCCTGATCAGCGGCGGGCTCGCGCTCACCCTCGCCGCAGGCGGAACCGCCGCGTACAAGTTCGGCCTCTTCTCGGACATAGGGGATCCGGTTTCCTTCGGCAAGGTCCAGGAGAAGGCCGGCGCAGCCGCCGAGCTGCCGCCCGAGGTGCAGATGCCGACCGGGCCGAAGGCCTCGTTCGTCCGCACCTCCCGGCTGCCGGACGGCACCCAGATCGGCCGCACCACCCTCACCGGCAAGAAGTCCGGCTTCACGGGTGACGTGTGGGTGTGGGTGCCCAAGGAGTACGACGACCCGAGGTACGCCAAGAGCGGCTTCCCGGTCCTGATCTCCCTGCCCGGCGGCCGCGGATACCCCACCAACTACTGGGGTACGGGTCCCGGCCTCGGCCTCCAGAAGGCCGTGAGCGACGGGGCCAAGGCCGGCACCAGCCTGCCCTTCATCCTGATCATGCCGGTGCACAACGCCGACACCAAGCACCACTTCGACGCCTCGGACATCCCCGGCCAGCCCAAAATGGGCACCTGGATGGTCGAAGACATCCCGGATTTCACGAAGGCCAATTTCCGCACCTTCACCTCCCGCGACGGCTGGGCCTACATGGGCTCCTCCGCGGGCGGATTCGGCGCCTTCAAGCACGTCCTCAAGTACCCCGACCGGTTCAAGGCGGCCATCGCGAGCGGGGTCGACATCGTCCCCGACTCCCCGCTGTGGCAGGGGAACAAGCAGGCCATGGACGCGGACAACCCGGAGAAGCTCGCCGCGAAGCTGATCGCGGCGGGCGGTCCGGACGTCTACATCAACTTCCAGATCGGCACCGCGGAGAGCGGCCGCGACAAGGCCGAGAAGTTCATGAACGACTTCGGGAAGGGCCCCGTGCACACCTCGCTCCAGGTGATCCAGGATGGTGAGCACAACGGAAAGTCGTACGTGCGCGGTATGAGGGAGGGCTCCCTGGAGTGGATCAGCAAGGTGATGAAGGCACCGACACCCGATCCCGGCGTGCGATGA
- a CDS encoding pyridoxal-phosphate dependent enzyme, with protein sequence MTHALPGYICSEDGTRADVRTAPWACPVCGGPWDLDFTPDPTAVLEPAAGPNSLWRYGSVLPLPGAFSVSLAEGHTPLVPLAERIHAKLDFLMPTRSFKDRGAVMLAELARRLAPQRVVADSSGNAGTAVAAYCARAGLTCEVFVPEGTSEKKTARMRAHGAAVRVIPGGREDAAEAARAAADAPGVFYASHVFNPYFLQGTKTYVYEVWEELGGRLPEALVVPVGNGTLLLGAALAVEELARRGVKPPALIAVQAEAVAPLAQAFAAGAEEAAPVEQRPTLAEGIAIPAPPRARQILAAVRKSGGTVLTVPDDRLHEAQQDLARRGLSVEPTAAACWAAVGPSAPGDPLQGRTAVIPLCGAGG encoded by the coding sequence ATGACGCACGCACTCCCCGGCTACATCTGTTCCGAGGACGGCACCCGCGCAGACGTCCGGACCGCCCCGTGGGCGTGCCCGGTCTGCGGCGGACCCTGGGACCTCGATTTCACCCCGGACCCGACGGCGGTACTGGAACCGGCCGCGGGACCGAATTCGCTGTGGCGGTACGGGTCCGTGCTGCCGCTGCCCGGGGCGTTCTCCGTTTCGCTGGCCGAGGGGCACACTCCGCTGGTCCCGTTGGCGGAGCGGATCCACGCCAAACTCGACTTCCTGATGCCCACGCGGTCCTTCAAGGACCGGGGCGCGGTGATGCTCGCGGAGCTCGCCCGGCGGCTCGCACCGCAGCGGGTCGTGGCGGACAGCAGCGGCAACGCCGGTACGGCCGTGGCCGCGTACTGCGCGCGGGCCGGACTGACCTGCGAAGTCTTCGTGCCCGAGGGCACGTCGGAGAAGAAGACGGCACGGATGCGGGCGCACGGCGCGGCCGTCCGCGTGATCCCCGGTGGCCGCGAGGACGCCGCGGAGGCCGCCCGGGCAGCGGCGGACGCGCCCGGGGTCTTCTACGCGAGCCACGTGTTCAACCCGTACTTCCTGCAGGGGACCAAGACGTACGTGTACGAGGTGTGGGAGGAGTTGGGCGGCCGGCTCCCGGAAGCCCTGGTGGTCCCCGTGGGCAACGGCACCCTGCTGCTCGGGGCCGCCCTGGCCGTGGAGGAACTGGCCCGGCGCGGGGTCAAGCCGCCGGCCCTGATCGCGGTCCAGGCGGAGGCGGTGGCCCCGCTGGCGCAGGCCTTCGCGGCGGGCGCCGAGGAAGCCGCTCCGGTGGAACAGCGGCCGACCCTGGCCGAGGGGATCGCGATCCCGGCGCCGCCCCGCGCCCGCCAGATCCTGGCGGCGGTCCGCAAGTCCGGCGGCACCGTCCTGACCGTCCCGGACGACCGGCTGCACGAGGCCCAGCAGGACCTGGCCCGCCGCGGGCTCTCCGTGGAGCCGACCGCCGCGGCCTGTTGGGCCGCGGTGGGCCCGTCGGCGCCCGGGGATCCCCTGCAGGGCCGCACCGCCGTGATCCCCCTGTGCGGCGCGGGCGGATAG
- a CDS encoding SPOR domain-containing protein, whose protein sequence is MNDSGALLPWLVIREDDNGNRYRVGRYATRAEAQKVADSLEDRGHKQLYWVERIGQTATMN, encoded by the coding sequence ATGAACGACAGCGGTGCCCTGCTTCCGTGGCTGGTCATACGCGAGGACGACAACGGCAACCGCTACCGGGTGGGTCGGTACGCCACCCGGGCCGAGGCCCAGAAGGTCGCCGACAGCCTCGAAGACCGAGGACACAAGCAGCTCTACTGGGTCGAGCGGATCGGTCAGACCGCCACGATGAACTGA